AAAGTatctaaacttttttttttttgacattcCACACCCTGTGGCATTTGGGGTTTAGGGCTTTAGGCATGACCCCAACCGGtagatatatcaaataaaagTAGTACAATGAGGACTTAAAATGGAAGTTAATAGTTAGTACAATATACACAAGTATAGGAATCAATGTCATTGCGTTCTTTGGTATTTACTCCAACTGATGCCAACTTATTTCAGTGGTATTAAGCTGTTCCCAtcagaaaatatatttttggtttggttttaaggAATTTGATTCAATTTCATTTGTTGAATTCAACAAAAGTTAACAATTAACGTTATATACATGATAcattcatttccttttcttttttttctggaATAGAATATTACATATGCACTTGCAGAGCTTGAACCTTCCCATAGCAGCAAGAGAACTTTCAAAAAAATGGGGCCAACTACCCTCCCAGCCCTAATATGTTATATGAAATTAACACATTCAAGAACCATACCAACCATGAGACTTAAGAGGCTACAAAAGCTAAATCAGCCAACTTTCGTTTCCAATCATTAAAGCAAAATCATCCTACTTCAGCTTTGTTAGTACTGTTCGGACTTTCCTCATTCGTGTCAGCAATCAAGCTTGTGTCTGTTTTCCTTGAAACTGTTCTACGTGCACGTTTCCTGGAATTCCTGTGTGAAGAAACAACAGAAGATTGGTAGACCTGTTGTGGCATGTCAGAAGCAGACTTCTGTACTGTAGGGTGATCTCTGTCCCGCCTTGATTTCTTTCTAGACCTCTTGGAACAAGTAGGATCTTGGGGTTTGCCAGCAGAACCACTGGAATGTCTAGACTTAGACTTAGACTTGACTTGGGGAGAAACTGGCCTAGGTGGATTTGAATTCAAACACAGAGAACTGGGCTGGTCATCCGTTGCTTTATCAAACCTAGTAGCATGGCCTTCAGTAATGCTATAGGAATTTCCTTTCGAATTACCATGTGTATTAGGTACATGTTCATCATAAGAGTCGTCCAATGCAACTTTATCCATCTCCTGGCCAAAACAAAGTTATTGAGCAAAATAAAAGTAAGCAGAAAGTTGGCACGGGTCACGTTAAGACTGCAAATTCTGAAGCTTATGCTTCTTTTCTCGTCTTTTTTGATGAGAAGATAGAGAATGAAGCTTATTATGCTTGTAACTTAGTGTTGATGCAGTAGTTTCTGGGTGCACAATGTTTCCTAAAGTGATAACAACATGCATAACGTTATAACTTGGGCACAGATGAAAAACAAAATTATCAAGCTTGAGGAGTAATAAGAAAGATTGGCACTTTACCACCTAATAATAGGAACACCAGGAAGTTCCTGACATTCTTtagttaaaaagaaaaaacatgatagaaagaataaataatttGGGAAGCAACAACTGGACTGCCTTAATGGAAATCCTCAGAAAAGTTTAGCAGAGTTATTTTCAAGAGATACCTCATTTTCATCATTGGTTATCTCCTCAGATTCAAATATCTCCTCTCCTTCTGAGTCCTCCATCTCCTCACACTCAAACTCTACACTTTCTCCTATTTCTTCCTCTGAGTCACTAAGCTCTTCCTGCTCCATCACAATTTCTACAAGAGACTGGTTTTCCAAATCATCACCGCCATTTCCAGTTTCTTCATCGCTGGACAAAATCCTTGCAGTGGCACCTGAATCACTATGCTGGGTGGTTCTATTTGGAGTTCCACTGTTTAGAGAATTTTGATCTCCAGAAGCACTATTAGGTGATCTTTCCATAAAATGGTCAGCCACCCCTTTGCTCCCAATGGCTTTCTGTTTACTGGACGTGAAACTCAAGTGCATCTCCAAGTCAACCTCATTGCTTTTTGCCAAAGGGCTAGAAGGTATAGAACATGCAACATTTGAACTACAATCGACAGAATTCTGAACTTGAGTGCACCATCCTCTTGTTGTTTCTGAGGTACAAGAGGGTCGTGCAACTGCAGATGCAACTTCCAAGTCACAATTTGCATCATCAGTTCTTTGCAGGAGTGGATGAAAGTCAAAACCAGATGATATTGAAGTTTTATCCCTGGGATTAGAAGATTTGTCAAGAAAGTTAACAGTATGGGCTGATTGGCGTGGATGATGAAAGAGGCTAAGATTAGGTTGACAACCTGAAAAGAAATTGAACGAACTGGATGTACTAAAACTAGAGTTAGACTGATAATATGGCAAAGGGCCATCTTCAGTGGTCCGGAAGAGTAAAGGATGCATCTTTAGACCTGACTCATCTTTTTCTTCTGCAACATTCTTATTATCCTTTGACACACCAGTTTCCTGTAGATTCTGAGTACTTATATTGTTCCTCCCAGCACTACTGTTAAATGGTCTATCTTTCACAAAATAATTAGTATATGGCTTTGCAACATTTGCATTTTTTGGGACTGCATTGTCTCTCACACCATCACCGGTTGAAGCATCCCCACCAAAAGCCCTCGGATATGTTCCAACATGATAGCTTTTGAAAGCCGACTGAGACATTACTCGAACAGATGGTGGAAGATTAACAGGAGGCAGACCTGGGGCTAATTTAACTAACTGCCCATTGTTAAATTTATGGGCTCCGTTTCGCAGCGAAAAGGACTCAGTTTCTGACGACCTTCAAGTCAGATGATAAGCATAGTGAGTCAGCATGATGGAGAATGCAGAATGTATGCAACCTCAAAAACACACACATAAACAAAGGAGcgaaaaaaaaagagtacaaagATGCAATGAATACCTTAGAGAAACAGGGAACTCGTTAGAGATGTGGGATTGCCAATTTCTAGAACCACTGTTATTCATCTTTTCAGCAATTTGAGAACTCTCCACACCCAATAGCTGGAGTGGAGGAATTTTCTCTGCCAGGTTTGACATAGAATGATTCACTTGGATGCTGGATACAGCAGGCCTCCAATCTGCCAAAAAAGCCTCGTGAACATACGCTTCCTCATTTCTGTCTGTACAATTATCTGCACCACAATTTTCTTCAATAGCGCTGTCAGCAACATCATCCTGAAATTTTTTCATGAGCAATTTATATATAACTGCATCCAGGGGGTGCATTGGAAATTACAGAGCATTGAAGTTATAGAACATTCTCGAAAGTGTAGGAACCAACAAAATCCACTCATCAATCATTCAATTAACTCAATTTCAAGAACAAAACAATCACTCAATTATCTCTGCGGTCTTAGTGATTTTGGCATCAATTGATGGACCCTAAACATGCTcggaaacatgcatcaaaactcATCAGCCACATCACAATATAAAAACAACAGATTTACATTTTAGTCTCCTCTTAACTCTTTTTCACATACACCGGGAGAAAGGGTTACGATCATCTACGTAAAATCTTCCAACTACTCACAAATCTTGCTCCCCCTTAAAATGAGTGCATGTACATCACACCTCCAGAAAAACTTGTTTCCGAGAGCTCTCCCTACTTCCATTCCTCTTTTTTACTGAAGCATTTCTGCCTGGCCACAggtttcatcattctttattttaGCTCGGTACAGAGGAAAGAGGGAGCAACCCTTAGAATGGAGATGCCAATCTTATACAGAAAATACCGATGACTTAagcctctttcttcttcttatagGGCGTTTAAAGAGTGTGACTCTTTAGTTTAATTAAGTTCCAACACAGGTAACGCTTGTTGCATATGGTAAAGCCTCTTTTGCTCAACTTGTCCTGAGCTAGACATGCCTCATGAACTACCATCCAGCCATAGCACGAACATTGGGAAAACCTCTAGTTGCACAATAATTTaccaaaaacaagaaaaaatattctACTACATGATGGACAACTCTTCGGCACCAACATATAAACATTTATATCTGTAGTCATGCAAGGTACAAGCATTCTCAGCTTAGCTAAAACATTTTGCAAGTACAAAAGATCACTAACAGGCCTTAAATATAATTCTCATAGGTCCAGTTAGACAGGGCAGATTGCTTAAGCATGTTTATAAATCAATCAATAATCAGTTACACGTCAAACACAAACTTGCTGGGCtcagctatatgaatcctctaCATTTATTCCAATATATTTCAACCCATCTCATTCCAAAATTGGAAAATAATTTGTCTTTTAAGCTAAATTAAGGGTTCTTTAAAGCTAGCTATCTGAATATCACAGTGATATTTAGAATTAAAAAGAAGGAAACTGACGTTTAGTATCTCTTCGAAAGAGTTCTGTTGATTCTAATCGATGACTAACTTCTTTAAAAACTGCGTTAGCAACCGTTGATTTTAGAAGAACTAAGGCTTGTCTATTTAAATGCCTAGTCTTGTCCATTCCAGGGTACAATTCCTCTTCTGATCTATTCCATTCCAAAATACTATTCTTTGTAAGACATGAAAAACAACCAGCCACGTTACTGAGTTGCTGCCAATTCTTCTTTGTTCCTAGTCAGTTCTTCAACTAACTTCTTCCTATACAATCATCCCTACATTGACATGCTAGTTTCCAACCAACCTAAGAATACTCCTTCTCCTGGCAAAATCGGATCTAGCGTAATTGTAAAACTAACAACTGAGCTTTAATCACAAGAAGTTGATATCACCAAAATAAATCCTTTGCTTCCATTGTGTTTGTTCTTAGCTAATTCACATTGATCACAAGAAATCATATGTCTTTTGGGACTTCCCTCCATGTGTTACATGCCTACCTCGTCCATTCTTAGGATATTAATCACCAAGTTGTACTTTGAAGTCTATATAGGACATGATCAAACCATCTTATGCGATCTTCTTTCATTTTACTATTCACTATGTCTGTCACTTTGCACACTGGGCCTGATGTTACTGAAAATTCACGGATAATGACTGCATGATGATTAGAAGATTAATTATCGTGTAATATTAAAAAGATGAATCTACTTCTTTTAAATGTCACAAAGCAAAACGACTTTTATATAGAAGCAGTGAGTCCCTCCCATTTACTATTGTTACCCCAGACCTCTAGATCATCCATTAGGTTTAGACtatctatttattatatatCCATTTTTCCATCTCTATCGCAATACCTTCAACTTTAGCCTTGAATTGAGAACAATGTTTTGAAACCCAACCAATCAGCAGTAATGAAACATAATTCGTTGGGCCATAGGTATGTGGAGCCCGCTGTTAGGGGAACCGTAATTAAATCATAATAAACAGAAGACTTTGATAGCTCTCTTAATATTTCTGagaatcaaattttattttcttcctccTGCAATCACCAGCAGACcatagttattatttttctttctcctCCTGTCAGCCACTGTCCACACTATTGTATCCCCAGATCCTTGTTGCTTGGCCCACACCCCAAAGACATCATGTTCTCTCCTCTTTTGCTAGTTCAATGAAAGACCATCATTAATCGGTTTAAGGATAATCTCCATCCTTTGTTATAGAAATTTGATTTGTCTTGAGTAATCTCTTCTGCAAAAAGATTTTCAAGTAGGCTATAGTACAATCTATTCAACACCCCAACTTTATTCAAACAAGCATTAAATAATATCTTAGTCATAACATctatgagtatttttacatgTTAGATAAAATAGATTACTCTTAGTCCAATCCAATTCTTCCGGCTCCAGCTCCGGCTCACAGCTTCAAAACAGACTAATTTCAAGATCACTAATCCAGCAGGGAACCAATAATCACATTCAATGCAAGTCCAAGGTAGCTGCAGCAAACTGTCCTAATCTATAGTAACTGCAAGCAAGTCTAGTCTACTTTGATAATTGTGGAGTACTAAAGAAAAAATCTGGATATACAAATAGTAAACTAAATCACTTCAAGGAAAATTGAGATTAGGGTCAACTAGAGATTGTGTAAACCAAAAATTGATTTTACGTTAATCTGAAGATAGAAGAAGTCAGACTAGACACTAGCAATTAGTCACATTGCATGATCAGGTTTAATACTATATCAAATGAACCATATATAAACCAGTTCATGCTAGAGCAAGAAAACCCATCTTAGTATGAATTTCAGAAAACTGCCATTAACCAAGATTCAggtaataaaatttgacccagcTTCTAATTTCTAAAAAGAACTAAGATTCTTACCTGATTCCGCAATCATGACTATATTTCAGAATAAACCTAATTAAGTCTCACATGCATAAGAGACTTTTCCCTATTTATACCAGCTCCATGCTCCATATTTGATGGCAATTACTAGCAATTGGCTAGATGACATTTCTGGTATAGTGATATGGTAataagagaagaagaaatatttcTACTGCATAggtgaaaaaaataatcttgaaACAATGATATCAAACTATTCACCCGACTGTAAAAGAACATACTGGCGAGTCAGATACTTCTTGACAAAGTACACCTTTCTGATATCGACAGTGGATGCAAAACAACAGTTTGAATGGAAGAAGCAATCTTACCTTCTTTCTGGAAGAAATATGCCAAGTTTCCAAAGCACCggattttagtttttttctctCTGATTCATACAACCGACGTTTTGCCTTCTTACTAGCATCAGATATATATGATTTCTGTGTTCCAATAGCAGTGCGCCACTGCCGGGGTAACAAGGAAGGATCTCTATAAGGAACAATAAACTTCCACACGGACATCCAGTCAAGCTTGAACACCTTCAGGCCCTGCGTGATCATGACCATGTAAATAGTGAAGCAGCGACAATGGAAATGATGATACAGTGGAAATGTATATTACCATGTAAACTTACCTCTTCAATACGTGCAACCTCTTCTGCTGTCAAGGGAGAGTTTTTC
This Solanum dulcamara chromosome 8, daSolDulc1.2, whole genome shotgun sequence DNA region includes the following protein-coding sequences:
- the LOC129898623 gene encoding uncharacterized protein LOC129898623 yields the protein MSLSSTEAKESNQENLFLVHGNISNNGSPREQEADEKKSKHHYGDCDRGDNENEYDEDEEEDMDFNPLLKETVSLEASSSLSSEIEGLDADVVDSGENIAESLGICCKERLPDFSQDCLIGDKELGEEIVMQNRASSEACPEGLKKISSSEPKERESTLDTEPESGISNNKKTVLSGRGDHVEDLSVGGCNNIANSVRSIIDMDNEDAICKRTRARYSLASFTLDELETFLQETDDEDDLQNVNDEEEYRKFLAAVLHGGDGNSGNIQDNENVDDEDEDNDADFELEIEEALESDLDEHLKDDIEEYEAVGRRPKTRQTRRQRASLENKKKILGLSNRPLRPLLPYLPISPYSVHGAKNMMPPSSLPLANDGFVNGFTPHQIGQLHCLIHEHVQLLIQVFAVCVLEPAKRHIASDVGELISLMLRKRDEVLESRRVPYPSFCFFSPYVCPSVSDEPLHTSPVQITDKMSSAHDVQGGCSSGLNMVQPFERISPSRGRHETITNYQVGCPLGSWVPYISGPILSVLDVAPIKLVKDFMDDVSHAVQDYQCRQVGGLNDSCSEKEPLFPVQNIHFTAEPDGCASLFSNVVPPSSSSSRKSKKTLAAVLVEKAKKQAVVPVPKEIAKLSQRFYPLFNPALYPHKPPPAVVANRVLFTDAEDELLALGLMEYNTDWKAIQQRYLPCKSKHQIFVRQKNRASSKAPDNPIKAVRRLKNSPLTAEEVARIEEGLKVFKLDWMSVWKFIVPYRDPSLLPRQWRTAIGTQKSYISDASKKAKRRLYESERKKLKSGALETWHISSRKKDDVADSAIEENCGADNCTDRNEEAYVHEAFLADWRPAVSSIQVNHSMSNLAEKIPPLQLLGVESSQIAEKMNNSGSRNWQSHISNEFPVSLRSSETESFSLRNGAHKFNNGQLVKLAPGLPPVNLPPSVRVMSQSAFKSYHVGTYPRAFGGDASTGDGVRDNAVPKNANVAKPYTNYFVKDRPFNSSAGRNNISTQNLQETGVSKDNKNVAEEKDESGLKMHPLLFRTTEDGPLPYYQSNSSFSTSSSFNFFSGCQPNLSLFHHPRQSAHTVNFLDKSSNPRDKTSISSGFDFHPLLQRTDDANCDLEVASAVARPSCTSETTRGWCTQVQNSVDCSSNVACSIPSSPLAKSNEVDLEMHLSFTSSKQKAIGSKGVADHFMERSPNSASGDQNSLNSGTPNRTTQHSDSGATARILSSDEETGNGGDDLENQSLVEIVMEQEELSDSEEEIGESVEFECEEMEDSEGEEIFESEEITNDENEEMDKVALDDSYDEHVPNTHGNSKGNSYSITEGHATRFDKATDDQPSSLCLNSNPPRPVSPQVKSKSKSRHSSGSAGKPQDPTCSKRSRKKSRRDRDHPTVQKSASDMPQQVYQSSVVSSHRNSRKRARRTVSRKTDTSLIADTNEESPNSTNKAEVG